A single Mixta calida DNA region contains:
- the cydH gene encoding cytochrome bd-I oxidase subunit CydH — protein sequence MSTDLKLSLSTTVAALLMIIAFSLTAVMH from the coding sequence GTGAGCACCGATTTAAAGCTGTCGTTAAGCACCACTGTCGCAGCATTGCTGATGATCATCGCTTTCAGCTTAACCGCTGTCATGCATTGA